The DNA window GGAAATATGGGATGACGAACACCCGGCTGGACTTCGCCAGACTCCGGGCAACGCAAAAGGGGCTCGCAGCGGGGCGCGCATTCACCGATACCGACGACTTCGAGATCGAACTGTGAACGGCGAGACAAGAATTACGAGCCTGAAATCCGACAGATTCTCCACTCGTGCTCTGCTGACTTTCGTTGTACTCGGCGCGCTGGGCGCGATCATCGTCCACGTATCACGAATTCTCGGGGTCGCATTACAAGCCACGGTCCCGTGGCTAGCATTCCCGGCACCAGTCCCCTGGTTTCTGGGGATCCTCATCGCCGCCCTGCTGATTCAACGCAGCGGCGCGGCGCTGCTCACCTCGATTGTCACAACCGTCGCAGGCTTCGGCGCACTCGCCCTGTGCGCGGGCATCGTCATCG is part of the Corynebacterium casei LMG S-19264 genome and encodes:
- a CDS encoding ABC transporter permease, giving the protein MNGETRITSLKSDRFSTRALLTFVVLGALGAIIVHVSRILGVALQATVPWLAFPAPVPWFLGILIAALLIQRSGAALLTSIVTTVAGFGALALCAGIVIELTFFITRRLRSQTQPTWPPARSQFWLWWAILACAIVSLMSFGFMFFYQEFLLLDPSIKLLALIIRVGLGVLYGWGAWVMTIGLLRANVNPQRIVVA